In one Janibacter cremeus genomic region, the following are encoded:
- a CDS encoding holo-ACP synthase, with translation MPIVGVGTDVVDVHRIARLVDRDGHRFLSRWFRPTEVGPPSPVRVPAHHIAALLAAKEATFKSLRVSGSGPVPWHDIEIIHHPGHRGATVRLHASLHGLAAAAGISGFHVSMSHTSDYATASVLAVAGEGHDSV, from the coding sequence ATGCCCATCGTCGGGGTCGGCACGGACGTCGTCGACGTGCACCGCATTGCTCGTCTGGTCGACCGGGACGGCCATCGCTTCCTCTCGCGATGGTTCCGACCGACGGAGGTGGGCCCCCCTTCGCCGGTAAGGGTCCCCGCCCACCACATCGCCGCCCTCCTCGCAGCGAAGGAGGCCACCTTCAAGTCCCTGCGGGTGTCGGGCTCCGGTCCGGTGCCGTGGCACGACATCGAGATCATCCACCACCCCGGGCACCGAGGAGCGACGGTCCGCCTCCACGCGAGCTTGCACGGGCTCGCGGCTGCTGCCGGCATCTCGGGCTTCCACGTCTCGATGTCGCACACCAGCGACTACGCCACCGCGTCGGTCCTGGCCGTCGCAGGTGAGGGTCACGACTCCGTCTGA
- a CDS encoding ABC transporter ATP-binding protein produces the protein MGETASRAGWQRIWPVHSVVRLRRAWRRLSPFFRSSTPLLASIVVVSILAGFVEAGLLMLIASMAVGLAEGGGGITQQFGPLSVDMGRSTVFAVAVGMALLRAGLQLVLAYIPARMSAQVLADLRIQLFESFTSTAWSVKSRERDGAFQNLMMQNASYTGLTAINLGLGITATIMFVTMTVGAFLQNFVAAAVFMAASLALFVALRPLSRRLRKHAKRLSREVMSFTNTVQEVVQVAEETEVFGSTPRFRDAFRDQVEAVRRPYIRTRFMAVGLPGLYQSVALLLLVVALIAVGLVGTAELAALAAVILLLIRALTYAQQIQSAITTIDERVPFMNQIADALERYRRRPQQDGPEGLEEIHSLGLAHVCFGYERDTDVLHDVSFELRRGEAIGIVGPSGAGKSSIVQVLLRLRDPRAGAVVVNGRDVRAVRRADWQRRVAYVPQSSQVIWGTVRENIVFHRDWITDEEVVVAARRAHIHDDIMSWPLGYDTVIGQRASAVSGGQRQRICLARALAEDPEVLVLDEPTSALDVRSEELVQQSLREIKRDTITILVAHRLSTLTVCDRIVVMVDGRVSALGTQADLMEESAFFREVNEITQRQTES, from the coding sequence GTGGGTGAGACCGCCTCACGCGCGGGGTGGCAGCGCATCTGGCCCGTCCACAGCGTGGTGCGCCTGCGCCGCGCATGGCGCCGCCTCTCTCCGTTCTTCCGCTCATCCACGCCCCTCCTCGCATCGATCGTCGTCGTGTCGATCCTGGCCGGCTTCGTGGAGGCCGGCCTGCTGATGCTCATCGCGTCGATGGCCGTCGGTCTTGCCGAGGGTGGCGGGGGTATCACCCAGCAGTTCGGGCCGTTGTCCGTGGACATGGGGCGCTCGACGGTCTTTGCCGTCGCCGTGGGGATGGCCCTGCTGCGTGCGGGCCTGCAGCTGGTGCTCGCCTACATCCCGGCACGGATGAGCGCCCAGGTACTGGCCGACCTGCGCATCCAGCTGTTCGAGTCCTTCACGTCGACGGCCTGGTCGGTGAAGTCGCGGGAACGTGACGGCGCATTCCAGAACCTCATGATGCAGAACGCCTCGTACACGGGCCTGACGGCGATCAACCTGGGACTCGGTATCACCGCGACCATCATGTTCGTCACGATGACCGTCGGTGCCTTCCTGCAGAACTTCGTGGCGGCGGCGGTGTTCATGGCGGCCTCGCTGGCGCTGTTCGTCGCGCTCCGTCCGCTCTCGCGTCGCCTGCGCAAGCACGCGAAACGGTTGAGCAGGGAGGTGATGTCCTTCACGAACACCGTCCAGGAAGTGGTCCAGGTCGCTGAGGAGACCGAGGTCTTCGGGTCGACGCCCCGGTTCCGCGACGCGTTCCGGGACCAGGTGGAGGCGGTGCGCCGTCCGTACATCCGCACGCGGTTCATGGCAGTCGGCCTCCCCGGCCTCTACCAGAGCGTCGCGCTGCTGCTGCTCGTGGTGGCGCTCATCGCAGTCGGGCTGGTGGGTACCGCCGAGCTCGCTGCCCTCGCGGCGGTCATCCTGCTGCTGATCCGCGCGCTCACCTACGCCCAGCAGATCCAGTCGGCCATCACCACCATCGACGAGCGCGTGCCCTTCATGAACCAGATCGCCGATGCCCTTGAACGCTATCGCCGTCGTCCCCAGCAGGATGGCCCCGAGGGGCTCGAGGAGATCCACAGTCTCGGGCTGGCGCACGTCTGTTTCGGGTACGAGCGGGACACCGACGTCCTCCATGACGTGAGCTTCGAGCTCCGGCGGGGCGAGGCCATCGGCATCGTCGGTCCCTCGGGAGCCGGCAAGTCCTCGATCGTGCAGGTCCTGCTCCGGTTGCGCGACCCACGGGCCGGGGCCGTGGTGGTCAACGGCCGGGACGTGCGCGCGGTCAGGCGCGCGGACTGGCAGAGACGTGTGGCCTACGTACCCCAGTCCTCGCAGGTGATCTGGGGGACGGTCCGGGAGAACATCGTCTTCCACCGTGACTGGATCACCGACGAGGAGGTGGTGGTGGCGGCACGTCGGGCGCACATCCACGACGACATCATGTCGTGGCCGCTGGGGTACGACACGGTCATCGGTCAACGGGCCAGCGCGGTCTCCGGTGGCCAGCGCCAGCGGATCTGTCTGGCACGGGCTCTCGCGGAGGACCCGGAGGTGCTCGTCCTGGACGAACCGACGAGTGCCCTCGACGTGCGCTCGGAGGAGCTGGTCCAGCAGTCGCTGCGGGAGATCAAGCGGGACACGATCACCATCCTGGTCGCGCACCGACTCTCGACGCTGACAGTGTGCGACCGCATCGTGGTGATGGTCGACGGGCGCGTCTCGGCCCTGGGCACCCAGGCCGACCTCATGGAGGAGAGCGCCTTCTTCCGGGAGGTCAACGAGATCACCCAGCGTCAGACGGAGTCGTGA
- a CDS encoding CatB-related O-acetyltransferase — translation MNLRGGARERLGRIRRQFFYPPARRLDQRPDLAQFEIGRYSWGHLRIANRSPGCVLEVGQFCSFAFGTEVLLGGEHRADFVTTYRFGKYPPFNEWYEPVRGDTVARGDVIIGNDVWIGHESVILSGVTIGDGVIVGAGSVVRQNVPAYAIVLGNPARVAGFRFTPEQIEALLRIRWWDWSDERIVASLDLMMSEDIQGFIDAYDAGA, via the coding sequence ATGAATCTTCGTGGGGGAGCGCGAGAACGGCTCGGTCGCATCAGACGGCAGTTCTTCTACCCGCCGGCCAGACGACTCGACCAGCGACCCGACCTGGCGCAGTTCGAGATCGGACGCTACTCGTGGGGGCACCTGCGGATCGCCAATCGCTCACCGGGGTGCGTGCTCGAGGTCGGACAGTTCTGCTCCTTCGCCTTCGGCACCGAGGTCCTGCTCGGCGGAGAGCACCGCGCCGACTTCGTCACCACGTACCGGTTCGGGAAGTACCCGCCGTTCAACGAGTGGTACGAACCCGTCCGCGGCGACACGGTGGCGCGCGGGGACGTGATCATCGGCAATGACGTGTGGATCGGCCACGAATCGGTGATCTTGTCGGGCGTGACCATCGGCGACGGTGTCATCGTCGGGGCCGGCAGCGTCGTCCGACAGAACGTGCCCGCCTACGCCATCGTGCTCGGGAACCCGGCGCGAGTGGCGGGATTCAGGTTCACCCCCGAGCAGATCGAGGCGCTCCTGCGCATCAGGTGGTGGGACTGGAGCGACGAGCGCATCGTGGCGTCACTGGATCTGATGATGTCCGAGGACATCCAGGGATTCATCGACGCGTACGACGCCGGAGCCTGA
- a CDS encoding glycosyltransferase: MDNQPRVSVIIPVRDDPRLARCLEALGRQTYPADRVEILVADNGSAASVEDLCAPWPEVRVVSQPSGGSYAARNAAVLASRGTVLAFTDADCVPEPTWLQEVVAAIGTGAGVVAGLVAVYAKDDRRPHPVEAHELVHAFPQAVYVDRGGACVTANMATTRAVFEATGPFRPELYSGADIEWSQRANVRGARTVYCEAAVVHHPARDSYQALNSKLRRVIVGRHERDRLDGATGAAPWPSPRSLVPPLGALRRARAPQLLTPRARAAFVVGEVYHRYAAAWYVLALALRTRRPHGRGRARDADHTRR, translated from the coding sequence ATGGACAACCAGCCGCGCGTCTCGGTGATCATCCCCGTCCGTGACGACCCGCGGCTGGCCCGGTGCCTCGAGGCGCTCGGGCGACAGACCTACCCCGCGGACCGCGTGGAGATCCTCGTGGCGGACAACGGCAGCGCGGCATCGGTGGAGGACCTCTGCGCGCCGTGGCCCGAGGTGCGCGTCGTGAGCCAACCCTCCGGGGGGTCCTACGCAGCCCGCAACGCCGCCGTCCTCGCCAGCCGCGGCACGGTCCTCGCCTTCACCGATGCGGACTGTGTCCCCGAGCCGACCTGGCTGCAGGAGGTCGTGGCAGCGATCGGGACGGGAGCGGGGGTCGTCGCCGGCTTGGTGGCGGTGTACGCAAAGGATGACCGCCGGCCGCACCCGGTCGAGGCCCACGAGCTGGTGCACGCCTTCCCCCAAGCGGTGTACGTCGACCGTGGGGGCGCCTGCGTGACGGCCAACATGGCCACCACCAGAGCAGTGTTCGAGGCCACCGGCCCCTTTCGCCCGGAGCTGTACTCCGGTGCCGACATCGAGTGGTCACAGCGAGCGAACGTGCGCGGCGCCCGCACCGTGTACTGCGAGGCTGCCGTGGTCCACCATCCCGCGCGCGACTCGTACCAGGCGCTCAACTCCAAGCTGCGACGGGTGATCGTCGGACGACACGAGCGGGACCGTCTCGACGGCGCCACCGGTGCGGCCCCCTGGCCGTCTCCGCGGTCGCTCGTCCCGCCCCTGGGAGCGCTCCGGCGGGCGCGCGCCCCGCAGCTGTTGACGCCGCGGGCACGGGCGGCATTCGTCGTGGGGGAGGTCTACCACCGGTATGCCGCCGCCTGGTACGTCCTTGCCCTGGCTCTGCGGACTCGACGTCCCCATGGCCGGGGCCGGGCACGTGACGCCGACCACACGCGCCGCTAG
- a CDS encoding Gfo/Idh/MocA family protein, translated as MNGFSSPPRMTTQSFPFRWAILGTGGVSRKFVLGLRSLDGRARPEVVASRNPENARRFAATFDVPRVASYAEASAHPEVDFVYVATPPVTHEEHAMMAIDAGKPVLIEKPFALDAAAARRIVERSRDEGVFCMEGMWTRFLPLTVQIRRLIESGELGEPRAFEGGFVGNNEPDGSVGLFDPGQGGGALMHRGIYPLSLARHFLGPVATVRSSGRIGATGVDEDCSLVLEHETGAISTVRAGLRAAGTNRATVYGSRATVEIGAPIYRPSHARMISAPPSRDGTSPRGRGRFDALREGGLAQGTNQRLGRWKELVLPTGRGISARFSGNGYGHEAHAVAHAVTQGWIEHPVMPLAESIELMETIDRARAQWWKKGDG; from the coding sequence GTGAATGGGTTCTCGTCCCCGCCCCGGATGACGACGCAGTCTTTCCCGTTCCGCTGGGCGATCTTGGGCACCGGAGGGGTGTCGCGCAAATTCGTGCTGGGCCTGCGCTCCCTCGACGGTCGAGCCCGACCCGAAGTCGTTGCCTCGCGCAATCCCGAGAATGCGCGACGTTTCGCTGCTACCTTCGACGTCCCCCGCGTGGCGAGCTACGCCGAGGCGTCTGCGCACCCCGAGGTTGATTTCGTCTACGTCGCCACCCCACCAGTGACACACGAAGAGCACGCCATGATGGCGATCGACGCCGGAAAGCCTGTGTTGATCGAGAAGCCGTTTGCCCTCGACGCGGCCGCCGCCCGACGGATCGTGGAGCGGTCTCGGGATGAGGGTGTGTTCTGCATGGAGGGGATGTGGACACGCTTTTTGCCCCTGACCGTGCAGATTCGGAGACTGATCGAGTCAGGAGAGCTTGGCGAACCCCGAGCGTTCGAAGGAGGGTTCGTTGGTAACAACGAGCCCGATGGCTCGGTCGGTCTCTTCGATCCGGGACAAGGTGGTGGCGCGTTGATGCACCGGGGGATCTACCCCCTGTCACTGGCGCGGCACTTCTTGGGCCCAGTGGCGACCGTGCGCTCCTCTGGTCGGATCGGCGCCACCGGGGTGGACGAGGACTGCAGTCTCGTGCTCGAGCACGAGACTGGTGCCATTTCGACCGTGCGTGCCGGATTGCGGGCAGCAGGCACGAACCGCGCGACGGTGTACGGCTCACGGGCCACCGTGGAGATCGGCGCTCCGATCTATCGCCCATCCCATGCACGCATGATCTCCGCGCCACCGAGCCGGGACGGGACCTCTCCCCGAGGACGCGGGAGGTTTGACGCCCTTCGCGAAGGTGGGCTCGCCCAGGGCACGAACCAACGGCTCGGTCGATGGAAGGAGCTCGTCCTACCGACCGGTCGAGGGATCTCTGCACGGTTCTCCGGCAACGGTTACGGCCATGAGGCCCACGCAGTTGCCCACGCTGTGACCCAAGGGTGGATCGAGCACCCAGTCATGCCCCTCGCCGAAAGCATCGAACTCATGGAGACGATCGATCGAGCACGCGCGCAGTGGTGGAAAAAGGGGGATGGATGA
- a CDS encoding Gfo/Idh/MocA family protein: MMKIGVVGCGYVFDHYMATLDRHPDLEIGGIADRDAVRLKRATGFYGLPAYPSVAALLDDPSISIIANFTSIESHYLVTKAALQAGKHVYSEKPLTTDLAQAEELMRLADEAGLHLSCAPSNALSDTSLTMWKAVVDGAVGDVRMVYAEFDDNPIYLMSPDGWRSRSGAPWPYLHEYEMGCTWEHIGYHLAWMCSIFGPVRSVTAFSKVTVPDKTDQPLDPADTPDFSVACLDFESGVVGRVTCSIAAPYDHRMRIIGNKGMIHANTYRHYECPVYLEPFTKLSLNARKSRSVRTKSWVQAPFGVGGRRVPLASASDGDAPGSRGWKGRWRPRGALQRWKRRELGQQDKMVGIAELADAVRSGRTPFPGPDFIVHLTELTLAVQRAGPDGASQTLKSRFTPVELPAKVTQTAPDYTRYAQPGPMARHAGALLDRMHQH; encoded by the coding sequence ATGATGAAGATAGGCGTCGTCGGTTGCGGCTATGTGTTCGACCATTACATGGCGACGTTGGACCGCCATCCCGATCTCGAAATTGGTGGAATCGCCGACCGTGACGCGGTGAGGCTGAAGCGCGCGACCGGCTTCTATGGGCTGCCCGCCTACCCGAGCGTGGCGGCCCTGCTGGACGATCCGTCCATTTCCATCATCGCGAATTTCACCTCGATCGAAAGCCACTATCTCGTCACCAAGGCCGCACTGCAGGCAGGTAAACACGTCTACTCCGAGAAGCCGCTTACAACAGACCTTGCGCAGGCGGAGGAGCTCATGCGGCTGGCCGACGAGGCAGGACTGCATCTGAGTTGTGCGCCGTCTAATGCACTCTCGGACACATCACTGACCATGTGGAAGGCAGTGGTGGACGGGGCCGTCGGGGACGTGCGAATGGTCTACGCCGAGTTCGACGACAACCCGATCTACCTCATGAGCCCTGACGGGTGGCGCTCACGCTCGGGCGCACCGTGGCCCTACTTGCACGAATACGAGATGGGTTGCACGTGGGAGCACATCGGCTACCACCTGGCGTGGATGTGCTCCATATTCGGACCCGTCCGATCGGTCACAGCCTTCTCCAAGGTAACGGTCCCAGACAAGACCGACCAGCCCCTGGACCCCGCTGACACACCCGACTTCTCGGTCGCTTGCCTCGACTTCGAGAGCGGGGTGGTCGGTCGTGTGACCTGCTCGATCGCGGCCCCGTACGACCACCGCATGCGAATCATCGGGAACAAGGGGATGATCCACGCCAACACCTATAGACATTATGAGTGCCCCGTCTACTTGGAGCCCTTTACGAAACTAAGCCTGAATGCTCGAAAGTCCCGTTCCGTGCGTACGAAAAGTTGGGTGCAGGCGCCCTTCGGGGTCGGTGGCCGGCGGGTACCGCTGGCCTCTGCATCTGACGGGGACGCTCCCGGGTCCCGCGGCTGGAAGGGACGGTGGCGGCCCCGCGGTGCTCTCCAACGGTGGAAGCGCCGTGAGCTCGGACAGCAGGACAAGATGGTCGGGATCGCCGAACTGGCAGACGCTGTGCGGAGCGGGCGCACGCCCTTCCCCGGGCCCGATTTTATCGTTCACCTCACCGAGTTGACGTTGGCGGTCCAGCGCGCGGGTCCCGATGGTGCCAGTCAGACCCTGAAGAGCCGATTCACGCCCGTGGAGCTCCCGGCAAAGGTGACCCAGACGGCTCCCGATTACACCCGGTACGCCCAGCCCGGTCCCATGGCTCGTCACGCAGGCGCGCTCCTTGACCGGATGCACCAGCACTGA
- a CDS encoding dihydrolipoamide acetyltransferase family protein, with amino-acid sequence MAVQHFTLPDPGEGLTEADVVSWKVQPGDTVTVNQIIIEVETAKSLVELPIPFAGTITELLVAEGDTVDVGAPIIAVEVEGSAPEAAPAGEAPAEGAGEADESAGPNLVGYGAKAGSTRRRARKGAAPVAADPAAAAPVSPEPAPAPEAPAPAAPTEPLSPQATRALAKPPVRKLAKDLGVDLQSVTPTGEGGIVTRADVESAASGSTGAAGATGGAAAASATGVTPFADGPAETRLPIKGVRKATAQAMVSSAFTAPHVTEFVTVDVTAMMDMVERLKGDRSFRDVKVTPLLVVAKAFTLALRRHAEANASWDDATQEIVYHRDVNLGIAAATPRGLLVPNIKAADRLSMHDLAGALGDLVATAREGKTQPADLSGGTATITNVGVFGVDTGTPILNPGEAAILAFGAVRRTPWVVTGADGSESIEPRWVTQLALSFDHRLVDGELGSKLLADVAALLNDPGTAFLWA; translated from the coding sequence GTGGCCGTACAGCACTTCACCCTGCCCGACCCCGGCGAGGGCCTCACGGAGGCCGATGTCGTCTCCTGGAAGGTCCAGCCCGGTGACACCGTCACCGTCAACCAGATCATCATCGAGGTCGAGACCGCCAAGTCCCTCGTCGAGCTGCCGATCCCCTTCGCGGGCACCATCACCGAGCTGCTCGTGGCCGAGGGCGACACCGTCGACGTGGGCGCCCCGATCATCGCCGTCGAGGTCGAGGGCAGCGCGCCCGAGGCCGCCCCGGCGGGTGAGGCCCCGGCGGAAGGCGCGGGCGAGGCCGACGAGTCGGCCGGCCCCAACCTCGTCGGCTACGGCGCCAAGGCCGGCAGCACCCGCCGTCGCGCCCGCAAGGGTGCAGCGCCGGTAGCCGCTGACCCCGCAGCTGCCGCACCGGTGTCGCCCGAGCCCGCGCCGGCCCCGGAAGCCCCGGCCCCGGCTGCTCCGACCGAGCCGCTGAGCCCGCAGGCGACCCGGGCCCTGGCCAAGCCGCCGGTGCGCAAGCTCGCCAAGGACCTCGGCGTCGACCTGCAGTCGGTCACCCCCACGGGCGAAGGGGGCATCGTCACCCGCGCCGACGTGGAGTCGGCGGCCTCCGGGTCCACGGGTGCGGCCGGTGCGACCGGCGGCGCTGCCGCTGCTTCCGCCACTGGTGTCACCCCCTTCGCCGATGGCCCTGCGGAAACCCGCCTGCCGATCAAGGGCGTGCGCAAGGCCACCGCACAGGCGATGGTCTCCTCGGCGTTCACGGCGCCGCACGTGACCGAGTTCGTCACCGTCGACGTCACGGCGATGATGGACATGGTCGAGCGGCTCAAGGGCGATCGGTCCTTCCGGGACGTGAAGGTCACGCCGCTGCTCGTCGTCGCCAAGGCCTTCACCCTGGCGCTGCGCCGGCACGCGGAGGCCAACGCCAGCTGGGACGACGCCACGCAGGAGATCGTCTACCACCGCGACGTCAACCTGGGCATCGCCGCGGCCACGCCGCGCGGGCTGCTCGTGCCCAACATCAAGGCCGCAGACCGGCTCTCCATGCACGACCTCGCCGGCGCGCTGGGTGACCTCGTCGCCACGGCCCGTGAGGGCAAGACGCAGCCGGCCGACCTGTCCGGTGGGACCGCGACGATCACCAACGTCGGCGTCTTCGGCGTCGACACGGGCACCCCGATCCTCAATCCGGGCGAGGCCGCCATCCTCGCCTTCGGTGCGGTCCGGCGCACGCCGTGGGTGGTCACCGGTGCCGACGGCAGCGAGTCGATCGAGCCGCGCTGGGTCACCCAGCTCGCGCTCTCCTTCGACCACCGGCTCGTCGACGGTGAGCTGGGCAGCAAGCTGCTCGCCGACGTCGCCGCACTGCTGAACGACCCGGGCACGGCCTTCCTCTGGGCCTGA
- a CDS encoding alpha-ketoacid dehydrogenase subunit beta → MSGTRLSLAKGLNAGLRRAMEKDPKVVLMGEDVGKLGGVFRITEGLQKDFGDHRVMDTPLAESGIVGAAVGLALRGYRPVVEIQFDGFVYPAFDQIVSQVAKMHARSLGHLKLPLVIRIPCGGGIGAVEHHSESNEAYFAHTAGLRVVTCSNAADGYWMMQQAIESDDPVIFFEPKRRYHERGETEIDEGGTPELGLYDARVVREGSDATLLCYGPMVKTCLQAAEAAAEEGCNLEVVDLRTLSPLDLPTIMESVKKTRRAVIVHEAQTFVGMGAEIAARIQEECFYHLEAPVLRVGGYNIPYPPSRFEEEFLPTLDRVLDAVDRSLAH, encoded by the coding sequence ATGAGCGGCACCCGCCTCAGCCTCGCCAAGGGCCTGAACGCCGGACTGCGGCGCGCGATGGAGAAGGACCCCAAGGTCGTGCTCATGGGGGAGGACGTCGGCAAGCTCGGCGGCGTCTTCCGCATCACCGAGGGCCTGCAGAAGGACTTCGGCGACCACCGCGTCATGGACACTCCGCTCGCCGAGTCCGGCATCGTCGGGGCCGCGGTCGGTCTGGCCCTGCGCGGGTACCGGCCCGTCGTGGAGATCCAGTTCGACGGCTTCGTCTACCCGGCCTTCGACCAGATCGTCTCGCAGGTCGCCAAGATGCACGCCCGCTCGCTCGGGCACCTCAAGCTGCCGCTGGTCATCCGCATCCCCTGCGGTGGTGGCATCGGCGCGGTCGAGCACCACAGCGAGTCCAACGAGGCCTACTTCGCGCACACCGCCGGCCTGCGGGTGGTCACCTGCAGCAACGCGGCGGACGGCTACTGGATGATGCAGCAGGCGATCGAGTCCGACGACCCGGTGATCTTCTTCGAGCCCAAGCGCCGGTACCACGAGCGCGGCGAGACCGAGATCGACGAAGGGGGCACCCCCGAGCTCGGTCTGTACGACGCCCGCGTGGTCCGTGAGGGCAGCGACGCGACGCTGCTGTGCTACGGCCCGATGGTCAAGACCTGCCTGCAGGCGGCCGAGGCCGCGGCGGAGGAGGGGTGCAACCTCGAGGTCGTCGACCTGCGCACGCTCAGCCCGCTGGACCTGCCGACGATCATGGAGTCGGTGAAGAAGACCCGGCGTGCGGTCATCGTCCACGAGGCGCAGACCTTCGTCGGGATGGGGGCGGAGATCGCGGCCCGGATCCAGGAGGAGTGCTTCTACCACCTCGAGGCGCCGGTGCTGCGGGTCGGGGGCTACAACATCCCCTACCCGCCGAGCCGTTTCGAGGAGGAGTTCCTCCCGACCCTCGACCGCGTCCTCGACGCCGTCGACCGCTCGCTCGCCCACTGA